TCACTGTTTTATGCACGTTAGTGTTTTATTGCGTAGTTTACTCAGCACTAGATTCATTAGCTCATGTGTATTTATTTTCTTTGTTTATGGTATTTTCTGATTCGTTATATAGTATTCACATTTGATGGGTCTTTCATTTTTACTCCGGCACAAATCAATGCTTCCTATATTTCAATTTTAAAAAAAAATTAAATTGGGACAGTCAACTAATCTAAACTTGGATGAAACTGAACCAACCAGCAATCTATATTATATACCCTTTGTCCGGATTATATGAAAACTAGGTAGCAAAAGAGAAAGTAGTACTTAAACTATATATTTTTTTTCTTCCATTCAGCTCAGTCAATGGTTCACTGGTTGTTCCTTATCCATTCACATTGGTTGTTTTGGTAAGATTCTGTAGTATCTCTCTCTTCTTTGATTATCTTTTCTTTCTCTGCTATCATTTAATTTCCTTACCCTGCTTCTTTTCAGTCTCTTCTCCCTCTAGTGTTGAACTCTGCACCTGAGGTAAATCGCTGCACTGCAAAAGGGAGGACAAGTGGATAGTCTCTGCAATCAAGTATTAGTACTGAAGCTAACATGGCTGATACCAGTTCAAGAACTGATGCTTCAACTGATGGCGACACAGATCCTCGAGATATGGGGGTTAGCTCATAATCTATCTCTAATCATTTTATTATTTCACTTTCATTATAATCTTAATTACATGCAGTCTGAGAGAGGGCAAGGGATGCTTGCTGCTGCTTCCGACTCCAGTGGTCGGTCAAAGGATAAGTTGGATCAAAAGGTGATCACATTCATCTCTACGGATCAACAAGTATATGTTATGTTTATATTTTGCAAATGCATAATCTGTTTTGTTTCCTTTTTTTTTATTTTGATCCGTAGACCGTTCGTAGGCTTGCTCAAAACCGAGAAGCAGCAAGGAAAAGCAGACTGAGGAAGAAGGTATATATCTTGCTTTTGCTCTTGTTTTGAATTTTCTTATATAACTTCTATAGAAGAATAGTTATTTGCCATTACCTTGAGCATGTTATTGTTTCTTCCATAGGCGTATGTTCAGCAGCTGGAGAACAGCCGGTTGAAGCTGACTCAACTTGAGCAGGAGCTGCAAAGAGCAAGGCAACAGGTTTAACTTTTCTTCCTTAAATTGGTTTGATTCTGATAAGTATACCTTCATGAGGAAGATACTTCACTTCAGCCATGACTGTGTATTTGTACCTTCTGCACGCATAACTGATAAAAAATGAAAATTTAACATTTTTAGGGAGTTTTCATCTCAAGCTCAGGAGACCAAGCCCATTCTACTGGTGGAAATGGTATGTTCTTTTTCTTCTCCGTTGGTTCACAGATTGATCTGTTTGGTTATATATAGGAAATAGAATTTGCATACACTCTATTCGCTAGTGGATTTGATTTGGTAGATGAATTGGTGATTGCATAAGTCATCTAATGGCAATATCCCAAGGCTTATTTAGAGTTAACGGTTCAAGAGTCTAGTTAGCACTGGTGTAGGTCTGCAAAGTGTAAGTATCAATGTTTTTTGTTTCTTGATTTTGTACATTTTTCTTCTTGCAAGGGGCTTTGGCATTTGACGCCGAACATTCACGATGGCTTGAAGAAAAGAACAAGCAAATGAACGAGCTGAGATCTGCTCTGAACGCTCACGCAGGTGATACTGAGCTCCGGATAATTGTGGAGGGAGTGATGTCTCACTATGAAGAGCTTTTCAGGATTAAGAGCAGTGCAGCTAAGAATGATGTCTTCCACTTACTATCTGGAATGTGGAAAACACCAGCTGAGAGATGTTTCTTGTGGCTTGGTGGGTTCCGTTCATCTGAACTTCTCAAGGTGAGCTCTTCACAAGTTCATATAATTTTTTTTGATGAACAAACCAACTCTAAATAATGGGTCAATAACTTTTTTGCTGGCAGCTTATAGCGAATCAGCTGGAGCCGATAACAGAACGACAGGTGATGGGCTTAAATAGCTTGCAGCAGACGTCCCAGCAGGCTGAAGATGCCTTATCTCAAGGGATGGAGAGTTTACAGCAATCATTAGCTGATACTTTATCTAGTGGAACTCTTGGTTCTAGTTCATCTGATAATGTTGCAAGCTACATGGGTCAGATGGCTATGGCAATGGGGCAGTTAGGGACCCTCGAAGGATTCATCCGCCAGGTACGTTTGTAATGTGAAAGAGATATATCTTATACATAGGTGTAATGGAGTTTATAAGGCAATTTCTTGGTGGCAGGCTGATAACTTGAGGCTGCAAACACTCCAACAGATGATTAGAGTGTTAACAACGCGCCAGTCAGCTCGAGCTTTTCTTGCCATACATGATTATTCATCTCGACTACGTGCTCTTAGTTCATTGTGGCTTGCCCGGCCAAGAGAGTGAAACACAAGGATAGTGCTTTACTCACCTTCTATACATAATCTTACAATTCAAATCGGTAGGTATACTCCTTCCAAGAGAATCACAAAGCAAAAGGCCTTTCTCATCTTACAGAAGACTGCAGATCTTGAAAATGGGTTTCTGAGATCCCCAAAAGACTTAGATTGTGTTGTGTGTTGTAATCTTTAGCCAATCAGGTTGTGTAGTTTCTAGAGAGTGGATGTTTATAGCCTTTGAATATTGAACATGACAGGAGATGGGATACACTTTCAGGAACTTGGATTGTTTAATGATCATAAATCAAACAGACCAATTCAATTTATATTTGAGAGTTAAATCATAGCAATATCTGCACAACAAACACTGTCACAGATAAAACTTAGAGAGGTTTGACCAAACTCATACAAATGAAAAAAGGTATTATTATTTTCGGGAAGACGGCTTCTTCAAGTCATGAAATACAATACTGGAACGGCAAACTCGAAAATGAGTTCAAAAGTAGTTGCTGGTGTAGAAATTCTTGAGAAAATCAGACTTTCCTTGATCTTTGCTTCCGGTATTCTGCACCAGCCCTTCACCCACAACGTACTGACCGATGATGTGGTGACGCTGCTTAGCGTGATCCACTATGTCAGTCAGCTCTTCCATTCCCTTGAATAGAAGAAGATCAATTACCTGCAGAAGCAATACTATCATCAGGAATACTATAGATTGCTGCATTCTAAATGAGCCAGCAGAGAACCAAAAGAGAGCTAAACACAAGAAGATGCATTAAATTAATGGTTCAAAATTCGAACAAATCGCCACCAAAGCAAAACCTTAGCATAATGTACCAAATAGAAAGAATCCAAATTTATTGTAGCAAGTTTTTCACATCGCCTTCTGTTTCCATTTTATTTTATTTTAGAAAAATGCAAAGAAGAAAGTGTCTAATGTCACATAAAGCTAGCAAAGCCTTGGCACACCTTTCCGCTCTTACAAACTCTATACCCAGCATCCAATCAACAAAACACTTCATAACCGATAAGACTCTACTACCAAGAAGATTAAGTACCCAAAGCTTTCAGCTTTCAGCTTTCAGCTTTCAGACATAGATGACAATAAAACCAAGTCAAAAGTGCAATAGAACGCAGGTTAATCACCTGCAGAAGCAACACTATTTCTAAAATCACCTAACAAGAGAACAAAACAAACAAAACCCGAGATACTGCATTCAAACACAAGAAGATGCCTTAAATTAATGGTTCAAAACTCGAACAAATCGCCACACAAGCAAACCTTTACAAAGTGTAGAAACAATCCATTTATTCATCACACAGACTTTTGGTTCCATATTCTTTTAGACAAATGCAAAGAAGGAAAGTATCTAATGTCACACACAGAAGGAACACACAAAGGTAGCACAGCTTTAGACTAAAGCTCCCACCTTTCCGCTCTGAGACACTCTCTACCCACCACCCAACCCACAAGAAACTTTATCATCGATAAAACTCAGACTACCCAGAACATCAAGTAGCTCACAGCTTTCTGCTCTGAGAAACTCTCTACCCAGCACCCAACACACAAGGCACTTCGATCATCGATATGACTCGACTACCCACAACATTAAGTCCCCAAAGCTCACACCTTTCTGCTCTGAGAAACTCTCTACCCACCACCCAACCCACAAAGGCACTTCAATCATAGACTAGACTCAACTAACCAGAAGATTTAAGTCCCCAAAGCTCTCAACTTTCAGACAAAGATAACGATTAAACCAAGTCAAAAGCCC
The DNA window shown above is from Brassica oleracea var. oleracea cultivar TO1000 chromosome C3, BOL, whole genome shotgun sequence and carries:
- the LOC106334599 gene encoding transcription factor TGA6-like; the encoded protein is MADTSSRTDASTDGDTDPRDMGSERGQGMLAAASDSSGRSKDKLDQKTVRRLAQNREAARKSRLRKKAYVQQLENSRLKLTQLEQELQRARQQGVFISSSGDQAHSTGGNGALAFDAEHSRWLEEKNKQMNELRSALNAHAGDTELRIIVEGVMSHYEELFRIKSSAAKNDVFHLLSGMWKTPAERCFLWLGGFRSSELLKLIANQLEPITERQVMGLNSLQQTSQQAEDALSQGMESLQQSLADTLSSGTLGSSSSDNVASYMGQMAMAMGQLGTLEGFIRQADNLRLQTLQQMIRVLTTRQSARAFLAIHDYSSRLRALSSLWLARPRE